From the Streptomyces sp. 846.5 genome, the window GTCCCTGCTGGTCGGCGGCGTACTCGGCGCGTGTGCCGGATTCTTCGGACGTTGGGTGGACGAGACCGTGATGCGCCTGGCCGACCTGGTCTTCGCCTTCCCGACCGTCATCCTCGCCATGGTCGTCGCGGCGGCGCTCGGCGCCAGCCTGCAGAACGCGGTGCTGGCCGTCCTGGTGGTCGCCTGGCCCTCCTACGCCCGGGTCACCCGGGGGCTGGTGCTCGGCCTGCGCAACCGCGAGTTCGTCCTCAGCGGCCGACTGCTGGGCTTCTCCGCCTGGCGCTCACTGCGCGTGGACGTGCTCCCGAACGTGCTCGGGCCGATCCTGGTCCTCGCCACCCTGGACATCGGTACCGCGACGCTGCTGCTCTCGGGGCTGTCCTTCCTGGGTCTGGGCGCCAAACCACCCACCCCGGAGTGGGGCGCCATGGTCGCGGCCGGTACCCAGGAGTTCGACAAGTGGTGGGTCGGTGTCTTCCCCGGGCTGGCCATCCTCACCGTCGTGCTGGCCTTCAACTTCCTCGGCGACGCGCTGCGGGACGCACTCGATCCCACCACCGCGCGCTCGCTGGGCGTCGGGGCGGGCGCGCCCCGGTCGGCCCGTCCGGAAAGCGTGCGTGCCACATGAACGCAGTGGACACCGACAACGTGCTGACCATCCGGGACCTGACCGTCGACCTGCCCTCGGCGGGCGGTCGCACCCGGATCCTGCACGGCGTGGACATCGCCCTGCAGCCCGGCCGCATCCACGGACTCGCCGGGGAGAGCGGCTCGGGGAAGACCATGACCGGCCTCGCCGCCCTCGGCCTGCTGCCGCACGGCGCTCGCATCGGCGGGGAGATCCGGCTGGGCGACACCGACCTGCTCGCACTGACGCCGCGTCGGCTCAACGCCGTCCGGGGCCGCGAGCTGAGCATGGTCTTCCAGGACCCCTCCTCCAGCCTGCACCCCATGCTCAGCATCGGACACCAGCTCACCGACCACCTCCGCCATCACCTGCGACTGGACCGCAGGGCCGCACGGGTACGGGCGGCCGACCTCCTCGCGCAGGTCCGCATCCCCAACCCGCAGGAGGCGCTGGGCCGTTACCCGCACCAGTTCTCCGGTGGCATGCGCCAGCGGATCGCCATCGCCATCGCACTGGCCTGCGAGCCCAAGGTCCTCATCGCGGACGAGCCGACCACCGCGCTCGACGTGACCGTCCAGGCCGGTGTGCTGCGGCTGCTGCGCCGACTGTGCGACGACCTCGACCTGGCGGTCCTGCTGGTCACCCACGACCTCGGCGTGATGTCCGCGATCGCCGACGAGGTCAGCGTGATGCGCGAAGGGTGCGTCGTGGAGACCGGAGCCCGTGCCCAGGTGCTGACCAACCCTCAGCACGCCTACACCCGCACCCTCCTGGACGCGCTCCCCGGAGCGAGCACCGGAACGGGACCCCAAGCCACCGGGAGTACCCCATGACCTCGCCCCTGCTCTCGGTCACCGACCTCGTCGTCCAGTACCGCCGGCCCGGCGCGCCGCCGACGCGCGCGGTCGCCGGAGTCAGCCTGGACGTGCACCCGGGCGAGGTCGTCGGACTGGTCGGCGAGTCCGGCTGCGGCAAGTCCACCCTGGCCCGCGCCGTCTGCGGCCTCACCCCGGCCGCTGCCGGCGGGATCACCTTCGACGGCGCCCGCGTCGAGCCGCTGCGGGTGCGCCGCCGCGATCCGAACCTCACCAGCATCCAGATGGTCTTCCAGGACCCCTACGGCTCGCTCAACCCCCGCCGCCGCGTGGGCGCACAGATCGCCGACGGCATCCGCACCGCAGCACAGCGCGGCGAAGCCGCCGCTGACGACCGGGCGGAGCACTTCCTTACCCAGGTCGGTCTGCCAGCGACCGCCGCGGAGCGCTATCCGCACGAGTTCTCCGGCGGCCAGCGGCAGCGCATCGCCATCGCCCGCGCGCTCGCCGCCCGGCCCCGGCTCCTGGTCGGCGACGAGCCCATCTCCGCCCTCGACGCCTCCACCCAGTCGCAGGTCGCCACGCTGATGCGGGCCCTGGCCCTGGAGTCGGGCGCGGGACTGCTGTTCATCAGCCACGACCTGTCCGTGGTACGCCTGATCGCCGACCGGATCGCGGTGATGTACCTCGGCCGGATCGTGGAGACCGGCCGCACCGCCGAGGTCTGGGACAACCCGCGGCACCCGTACACCCAGGCGCTGCTCGCCGCGATCCCCAAGCCGGACGGCGCGGGGCGGCTGCCCGCCGAACTCCCGGGCGACGTCCCCGATCCCGCGGCCCCGCCCAGCGGCTGCCGCTTCCACCCCCGCTGCCCCCGTGCCTTCGACGGATGCGACCGCGAGGAGCCCCAGCTGAGCGACGACGGCGTGGCCTGCCGACTCTACGCGGCCTGACCGGCCGCGACCTCGTCGCCGTCCACTGACCACGC encodes:
- a CDS encoding ABC transporter permease, with amino-acid sequence MNDIADDRTDTTRPIARALARLPQVWRGPLAVTGAALVLFWLVIVLAAPLIAPHDPLAQNLPRLAPPGAGHWFGTDELGRDVFSRVLYGARVSIPLALLLVVMSLLVGGVLGACAGFFGRWVDETVMRLADLVFAFPTVILAMVVAAALGASLQNAVLAVLVVAWPSYARVTRGLVLGLRNREFVLSGRLLGFSAWRSLRVDVLPNVLGPILVLATLDIGTATLLLSGLSFLGLGAKPPTPEWGAMVAAGTQEFDKWWVGVFPGLAILTVVLAFNFLGDALRDALDPTTARSLGVGAGAPRSARPESVRAT
- a CDS encoding ABC transporter ATP-binding protein; the encoded protein is MNAVDTDNVLTIRDLTVDLPSAGGRTRILHGVDIALQPGRIHGLAGESGSGKTMTGLAALGLLPHGARIGGEIRLGDTDLLALTPRRLNAVRGRELSMVFQDPSSSLHPMLSIGHQLTDHLRHHLRLDRRAARVRAADLLAQVRIPNPQEALGRYPHQFSGGMRQRIAIAIALACEPKVLIADEPTTALDVTVQAGVLRLLRRLCDDLDLAVLLVTHDLGVMSAIADEVSVMREGCVVETGARAQVLTNPQHAYTRTLLDALPGASTGTGPQATGSTP
- a CDS encoding ABC transporter ATP-binding protein, translating into MTSPLLSVTDLVVQYRRPGAPPTRAVAGVSLDVHPGEVVGLVGESGCGKSTLARAVCGLTPAAAGGITFDGARVEPLRVRRRDPNLTSIQMVFQDPYGSLNPRRRVGAQIADGIRTAAQRGEAAADDRAEHFLTQVGLPATAAERYPHEFSGGQRQRIAIARALAARPRLLVGDEPISALDASTQSQVATLMRALALESGAGLLFISHDLSVVRLIADRIAVMYLGRIVETGRTAEVWDNPRHPYTQALLAAIPKPDGAGRLPAELPGDVPDPAAPPSGCRFHPRCPRAFDGCDREEPQLSDDGVACRLYAA